A genomic segment from Eulemur rufifrons isolate Redbay chromosome 19, OSU_ERuf_1, whole genome shotgun sequence encodes:
- the ADD2 gene encoding beta-adducin isoform X4, with amino-acid sequence MSDEAVPEAASPPPPQGQHYFDRFSEDDPEYMRLRNRAADLRQDFNLMEQKKRVTMILQSPSFREELEGLIQEQMKKGNNSSNIWALRQIADFMASTSHAVFPTSSMNFSLMTPINDLHTADSLALAKGERLMRCKISSVYRLLDLYGWAQLSDTYVTLRVSKEQDHFLISPKGVSCSEVTASSLIKVNILGEVVEKGSSCFPVDTTGFCLHSAIYAARPDVRCIIHLHTPATAAVSAMKWGLLPVSHNALLVGDMAYYDFNGEMEQEADRINLQKCLGPTCKILVLRNHGVVALGDTVEEAFYKVFHLQAACEIQVSALSSAGGVENLILLEQEKHRPHEVGSVQWAGSTFGPMQKSRLGEHEFEALMRMLDNLGYRTGYTYRHPFVQEKTKHKSEVEIPATVTAFVFEEDGAPVPALRQHAQKQQKEKTRWLNTPNTYLRVNVADEVQRSMGTPRPKTTWMKADEVEKSSSGMPIRIENPNQFVPLYTDPQEVLEMRNKIREQNRQDVKSAGPQSQLLAGVIAEKSRSPVQQRPPLPGGETCLPSGSSVPGAGQQDP; translated from the exons ATGAGTGACGAGGCGGTCCCCGAGGCTgcctccccgccgcccccgcAGGGGCAGCATTATTTTGACCGCTTCTCTGAGGACGACCCCGAGTACATGCGCCTCCGCAACCGCGCCGCGGACCTGCGGCAGGACTTCAACCTGATGGAGCAGAAGAAGCGCGTCACCATGATCCTGCAGAGCCCG TCTTTCAGGGAGGAGCTAGAAGGCCTCATCCAGGAGCAGATGAAGAAGGGGAACAACTCCTCCAACATCTGGGCCCTGCGGCAGATTGCGGACTTCATGGCCAGCACCTCTCACGcagtcttcccaacatcttccaTGA ACTTCTCCCTGATGACGCCCATCAATGACCTCCACACAGCCGACTCCCTGGCCCTAGCCAAGGGGGAGCGGCTCATGCGGTGCAAGATCAGCAGCGTCTACCGACTCCTGGACCTCTATGGCTGGGCCCAGCTGAGTGACACCTATGTCACG TTGAGAGTCAGCAAGGAGCAGGACCACTTCCTGATTAGCCCCAAGGGAGTGTCTTGCAGTGAAGTCACAGCATCCAGCCTG ATCAAGGTGAATATCCTAGGAGAGGTGGTGGAGAAGGGCAGCAGCTGCTTCCCGGTGGACACCACGGGCTTCTGCCTGCACTCGGCCATCTACGCAGCCAGACCCGACGTGCGCTGCATCATCCACCTGCACACGCCGGCCACCGCAGCG GTGTCAGCCATGAAGTGGGGCCTCCTGCCCGTCTCCCACAATGCCCTGCTGGTGGGGGACATGGCCTATTACGACTTCAATGGGGAAATGGAGCAGGAAGCCGATCGGATCAACCTGCAGAAGTGCCTTGGACCCACCTGCAAG ATCCTGGTGCTAAGAAACCACGGAGTGGTTGCTCTAGGCGACACCGTCGAGGAGGCGTTTTATAAGGTCTTCCACCTGCAGGCTGCATGTGAGATACAG GTGTCGGCTCTGTCCAGTGCTGGGGGAGTGGAGAACCTCATCCTCTTGGAGCAGGAGAAGCACCGGCCCCACGAGGTGGGCTCTGTGCAGTGGGCGGGGAGCACCTTCGGGCCCATGCAGAAGAGCCGGCTGGGGGAGCACGAGTTTGAGGCCCTCATGAGGATGCTGGACAACCTG gGCTACAGAACAGGCTACACATACCGCCACCCCTTTGTTCAAGAGAAGACCAAACACAAAAGTGAGGTGGAGATTCCAGCCACGGTCACAGCCTTTGTGTTTGAGGAGGATGGCGCCCCGGTCCCGGCGCTGCGACAGCATGCCCAGAAGCAGCAGAAGGAGAAGACCCGCTGGCTCAACACGCCCAACACCTACCTGCGGGTCAATGTGGCTGACGAGGTCCAGAGGAGCATGGGCACCCCCCGGCCCAAGACCACA TGGATGAAGGCTGACGAGGTGGAGAAGTCCAGCAGTGGCATGCCCATACGGATCGAAAACCCAAACCAATTCGTGCCTCTCTATACTGACCCCCAAGAAGTGCTGGAGATGAGGAACAAG ATTCGAGAACAAAACCGACAAGACGTGAAGTCGGCGGGGCCTCAGTCCCAGCTCCTGGCGGGCGTCATCGCTGAGAAGAGCCGAAGCCCGGTACAGCAGAGGCCGCCCCTGCCTGGAGGGGAAACGTGTTTGCCTTCTGGGTCTTCCgtgcctggggctgggcagcaggACCCCTGA
- the ADD2 gene encoding beta-adducin isoform X3, whose protein sequence is MDKMRSRRVPGADCKPTRKMSDEAVPEAASPPPPQGQHYFDRFSEDDPEYMRLRNRAADLRQDFNLMEQKKRVTMILQSPSFREELEGLIQEQMKKGNNSSNIWALRQIADFMASTSHAVFPTSSMNFSLMTPINDLHTADSLALAKGERLMRCKISSVYRLLDLYGWAQLSDTYVTLRVSKEQDHFLISPKGVSCSEVTASSLIKVNILGEVVEKGSSCFPVDTTGFCLHSAIYAARPDVRCIIHLHTPATAAVSAMKWGLLPVSHNALLVGDMAYYDFNGEMEQEADRINLQKCLGPTCKILVLRNHGVVALGDTVEEAFYKVFHLQAACEIQVSALSSAGGVENLILLEQEKHRPHEVGSVQWAGSTFGPMQKSRLGEHEFEALMRMLDNLGYRTGYTYRHPFVQEKTKHKSEVEIPATVTAFVFEEDGAPVPALRQHAQKQQKEKTRWLNTPNTYLRVNVADEVQRSMGTPRPKTTWMKADEVEKSSSGMPIRIENPNQFVPLYTDPQEVLEMRNKIREQNRQDVKSAGPQSQLLAGVIAEKSRSPVQQRPPLPGGETCLPSGSSVPGAGQQDP, encoded by the exons GGTTCCAGGAGCGGATTGCAAACCCACCAGGAAAATGAGTGACGAGGCGGTCCCCGAGGCTgcctccccgccgcccccgcAGGGGCAGCATTATTTTGACCGCTTCTCTGAGGACGACCCCGAGTACATGCGCCTCCGCAACCGCGCCGCGGACCTGCGGCAGGACTTCAACCTGATGGAGCAGAAGAAGCGCGTCACCATGATCCTGCAGAGCCCG TCTTTCAGGGAGGAGCTAGAAGGCCTCATCCAGGAGCAGATGAAGAAGGGGAACAACTCCTCCAACATCTGGGCCCTGCGGCAGATTGCGGACTTCATGGCCAGCACCTCTCACGcagtcttcccaacatcttccaTGA ACTTCTCCCTGATGACGCCCATCAATGACCTCCACACAGCCGACTCCCTGGCCCTAGCCAAGGGGGAGCGGCTCATGCGGTGCAAGATCAGCAGCGTCTACCGACTCCTGGACCTCTATGGCTGGGCCCAGCTGAGTGACACCTATGTCACG TTGAGAGTCAGCAAGGAGCAGGACCACTTCCTGATTAGCCCCAAGGGAGTGTCTTGCAGTGAAGTCACAGCATCCAGCCTG ATCAAGGTGAATATCCTAGGAGAGGTGGTGGAGAAGGGCAGCAGCTGCTTCCCGGTGGACACCACGGGCTTCTGCCTGCACTCGGCCATCTACGCAGCCAGACCCGACGTGCGCTGCATCATCCACCTGCACACGCCGGCCACCGCAGCG GTGTCAGCCATGAAGTGGGGCCTCCTGCCCGTCTCCCACAATGCCCTGCTGGTGGGGGACATGGCCTATTACGACTTCAATGGGGAAATGGAGCAGGAAGCCGATCGGATCAACCTGCAGAAGTGCCTTGGACCCACCTGCAAG ATCCTGGTGCTAAGAAACCACGGAGTGGTTGCTCTAGGCGACACCGTCGAGGAGGCGTTTTATAAGGTCTTCCACCTGCAGGCTGCATGTGAGATACAG GTGTCGGCTCTGTCCAGTGCTGGGGGAGTGGAGAACCTCATCCTCTTGGAGCAGGAGAAGCACCGGCCCCACGAGGTGGGCTCTGTGCAGTGGGCGGGGAGCACCTTCGGGCCCATGCAGAAGAGCCGGCTGGGGGAGCACGAGTTTGAGGCCCTCATGAGGATGCTGGACAACCTG gGCTACAGAACAGGCTACACATACCGCCACCCCTTTGTTCAAGAGAAGACCAAACACAAAAGTGAGGTGGAGATTCCAGCCACGGTCACAGCCTTTGTGTTTGAGGAGGATGGCGCCCCGGTCCCGGCGCTGCGACAGCATGCCCAGAAGCAGCAGAAGGAGAAGACCCGCTGGCTCAACACGCCCAACACCTACCTGCGGGTCAATGTGGCTGACGAGGTCCAGAGGAGCATGGGCACCCCCCGGCCCAAGACCACA TGGATGAAGGCTGACGAGGTGGAGAAGTCCAGCAGTGGCATGCCCATACGGATCGAAAACCCAAACCAATTCGTGCCTCTCTATACTGACCCCCAAGAAGTGCTGGAGATGAGGAACAAG ATTCGAGAACAAAACCGACAAGACGTGAAGTCGGCGGGGCCTCAGTCCCAGCTCCTGGCGGGCGTCATCGCTGAGAAGAGCCGAAGCCCGGTACAGCAGAGGCCGCCCCTGCCTGGAGGGGAAACGTGTTTGCCTTCTGGGTCTTCCgtgcctggggctgggcagcaggACCCCTGA